In Melioribacteraceae bacterium 4301-Me, a genomic segment contains:
- a CDS encoding heavy metal-responsive transcriptional regulator: protein MAEYFVGQLAKEVGINIETVRYYEKIKLLPKPKRAESKYRVYDETDLKRLLFIKRAKELGFTLREIKELFELRIDSEAKCGDVKHLTEHKLQDIDNRIKDLKKIRSVLVKLIDQCVNEEVSSDECPILESIEL, encoded by the coding sequence ATGGCTGAATATTTCGTGGGTCAATTAGCGAAAGAAGTGGGAATTAATATCGAGACTGTCCGCTATTATGAAAAAATAAAATTGCTTCCCAAACCAAAGCGCGCAGAATCAAAGTACAGAGTTTATGACGAAACAGATTTAAAGCGGCTGCTTTTTATTAAACGTGCTAAAGAACTTGGCTTTACTCTTCGAGAAATTAAAGAATTATTTGAGTTAAGAATTGATTCAGAGGCAAAATGTGGAGATGTAAAACATTTGACAGAACATAAGCTGCAAGATATAGATAATAGAATCAAAGATTTGAAAAAAATTAGAAGTGTACTTGTGAAACTTATTGATCAATGTGTAAATGAAGAGGTTTCATCGGATGAGTGTCCTATACTTGAATCAATTGAGCTATAA